TGTGCCCGCGGTTCCGCGGCTGACGGGACGGTAGCGCGCGTACCGTCGTCCTCGTAGCTGTCCGCACCGGCGAGGTGACGGCCCGCGATGTACCCGAACGTCAGCGCCGGGCCAAGGTTGATGCCGCCCGCGGGGTAGTGCCCGCCCATGACGTTGGCTTGGTCGTTGCCGGCGACGTACAGGCCCTCGATGGGGACGCCGTCGTCATTGAGCGCCCGTGACAGCCCATCCGTGTCGACCCCCGCAAAGGTGCCGAAGCTGCCCGGCACCACCCTCACCGCGTAGAACGGCCCCTTCCCGAGGGCCCCCAGTGACGGGTTCGGCCGGTTGGTGGGATCACCGCTGTAGCGGTTGAAGGCCGTCCCGCCGCGTCCGAAATCGGGGTCGACGCCGTCGCGGGCGTTGGCGTTGAACCTCGCCACGGTGCGGCGCAACTCGGCGGGGTCGATACCGCACTTCGTAGCAAGTTCTTCCAGCGTCCGGCCCTTGATGAGGTACCCGGAACGCAGATAAGGGAACAACGGGACGGGCAGCGGTTTGGCCATTCCCAGCGGGAATTTCCGCACGAACCGACTGTCCGCGATCTGCCACGACTCCACGGTCTCCCCTTCCGGCGTCGCCGCGATGAGCGCCTCAACATAGTCGTAGTAGCCGTTGGCCTCGTTCACGAACCGCTTCCCGTCCGAGCGGACCCCGATGCTGCCGGGCTTGGCCCGGTCCATGATGTGTGGGAACACGCCGGTCCGGCCGTTGCGATACGCCACCAGCGATACCGGGCACCACGCAGCCGGCGACTTCACGTCGGTCCTGAAACGGGCTCCCACTGACTCAGCCAGGTTGATGCCGTCACCGGCGGTCTCGCGCGGGGAAAGCGTCCAGTGCTCCCGGCCCGTGGGCGTCTTGGGAAACAGCTCCTTGCGACGCTGAACATCGTTGGGGAAACCGCCGGTGGCCAGCACGACGCCGCGGCCGGCGTTGATCTGCAGCTCGCCTTCCGGGGAACGCACGACGGCGCCGGTCACCTTGCCGTTGTCGTCGCGGAGTAACGCTGTGGCAGGGGTGGAGACGCGGAGGTCGACGCCCAGATCATCTGCGGACTTCATGAGCCTGCCGGTGAGCGCTGTGCCGTTGACCAGCTGCATGTTGCGGCGGTGGGTCAGCAGGTCAAGGAGGTGGAAGCCGAAACGCCACCCCGCGTGGAAGATCCCTTTGAGGTTTCCTTGTGATGCTGAGAGGAACTTGCTGAGGTCCGGCCCTGCCATGATGCCCATGCCGAGGAAGGACGTCTCGTACAGCTGATGACGCATCTTGGCGCGAAGGGCCGGCTTGATGCTGCGGGCATTAAGGGGTTTGGGCCCTACAGAGCGGTTGCCTTTGCCAGCGCCTGGGAGCTTGCCGTAAATGTCGTTGATCTTGCTGCCCGGAACGAACTGCAGGGACGTCTTTTCCTGGAAGAAACCCACCATGTGCGGGGCAGCCTCAAGGAAGGCCTCCACGTTCCGCTCCCGGTAGTCGTCGCCGAGGACGGCGCGGAGGTAAGTCCGGAATGTCTCCTTGTCTTCGTTGACGCCCTCGGCTTTCGCCAGTGGGTTACCCGGGGCCCACGCCCAGCCGCCGGACCACGAGGTTGCGCCGCCGCAGACACTGGATTTCTCCACGACGATGACTTTCAGTCCGTGATAGGCCGCTGTCACTGCCGCAGCGAGACCTCCGGCTCCTGAGCCGATGACGAGGACATCGCAGTCAAGGGTGGGAACGGACGGGGTGCTGTTCATGTGGTGCTCCAAGTAAATGCGGGGGTGTTGAGGACTGAGTCGGCTGCGGCCTTCAGCTGCTTGGCCCAAGCGAGT
Above is a genomic segment from Arthrobacter sp. YN containing:
- a CDS encoding FAD-dependent oxidoreductase, yielding MNSTPSVPTLDCDVLVIGSGAGGLAAAVTAAYHGLKVIVVEKSSVCGGATSWSGGWAWAPGNPLAKAEGVNEDKETFRTYLRAVLGDDYRERNVEAFLEAAPHMVGFFQEKTSLQFVPGSKINDIYGKLPGAGKGNRSVGPKPLNARSIKPALRAKMRHQLYETSFLGMGIMAGPDLSKFLSASQGNLKGIFHAGWRFGFHLLDLLTHRRNMQLVNGTALTGRLMKSADDLGVDLRVSTPATALLRDDNGKVTGAVVRSPEGELQINAGRGVVLATGGFPNDVQRRKELFPKTPTGREHWTLSPRETAGDGINLAESVGARFRTDVKSPAAWCPVSLVAYRNGRTGVFPHIMDRAKPGSIGVRSDGKRFVNEANGYYDYVEALIAATPEGETVESWQIADSRFVRKFPLGMAKPLPVPLFPYLRSGYLIKGRTLEELATKCGIDPAELRRTVARFNANARDGVDPDFGRGGTAFNRYSGDPTNRPNPSLGALGKGPFYAVRVVPGSFGTFAGVDTDGLSRALNDDGVPIEGLYVAGNDQANVMGGHYPAGGINLGPALTFGYIAGRHLAGADSYEDDGTRATVPSAAEPRAQW